A region from the Deltaproteobacteria bacterium genome encodes:
- a CDS encoding DegT/DnrJ/EryC1/StrS family aminotransferase has translation MIQMVDLKRQYHILKEEIDAAVQEVLEGTHFILGPNVSQLEKEIASYHGVDDAVGVGNGTDALLLALRACGIGEGDEVITTPFTFIATAEVIALLKAVPVFIDIDHATYNMDPAAIEEKISPRTKAIIPVHLFGHPVDMDAVMDIAARKDLKVIEDCAQAFGAEYKGKKVGTFGDCGCFSFFPSKNLACYGDGGMVIARDGNAGEMVRMLRNHGSRVKYYHAVLGYNSRLDELQAAVLRVKFRHIDEFNAARRKNAALYSAGLTGNSVVPPVELPGCTHVYHQYTIRTGDRDTLMDQLKQAGIASAVYYPLPLHRQEVFLAGDVSVSCPVSDECASKVLSLPMFPELTEEEIGRVCEVINNAP, from the coding sequence ATGATACAGATGGTTGACCTGAAGAGGCAGTACCACATCCTGAAAGAGGAGATCGACGCCGCCGTTCAGGAAGTACTTGAGGGGACTCACTTTATTCTTGGTCCCAACGTTTCGCAACTGGAAAAGGAAATAGCTTCCTATCATGGGGTGGACGATGCCGTGGGCGTCGGGAACGGAACCGACGCGCTCCTCCTGGCCCTGAGGGCCTGCGGGATCGGCGAGGGTGACGAGGTCATCACCACACCCTTTACTTTTATTGCAACGGCAGAGGTGATCGCTCTTCTCAAGGCGGTCCCCGTTTTCATAGACATCGATCACGCGACCTATAATATGGACCCGGCGGCTATCGAAGAAAAGATATCCCCGCGGACAAAGGCGATCATTCCCGTTCACCTTTTTGGTCACCCCGTCGATATGGACGCCGTCATGGACATCGCCGCGAGAAAGGATCTGAAGGTCATCGAGGACTGCGCCCAGGCCTTCGGCGCCGAGTACAAGGGGAAAAAGGTGGGCACCTTCGGCGACTGCGGTTGTTTCAGCTTTTTCCCGAGCAAGAATCTTGCCTGCTACGGAGATGGGGGCATGGTGATAGCCCGTGACGGCAATGCCGGAGAAATGGTTCGCATGCTGCGGAACCACGGCAGCAGGGTCAAATACTACCATGCCGTCCTCGGATACAACAGCCGTCTTGACGAGCTGCAGGCGGCCGTTCTGAGGGTCAAGTTCAGGCATATCGACGAATTCAACGCCGCCCGAAGAAAAAATGCCGCACTGTACAGTGCCGGACTGACGGGGAACAGCGTCGTTCCACCCGTCGAACTGCCGGGGTGTACCCATGTGTATCATCAGTACACCATCAGGACGGGCGATCGGGACACCCTCATGGACCAGCTGAAGCAGGCGGGGATCGCATCGGCCGTTTACTATCCGCTTCCCCTGCACCGGCAGGAAGTATTTCTCGCAGGCGACGTGTCAGTCTCCTGTCCCGTGAGCGATGAGTGCGCATCGAAGGTCCTGTCTCTCCCCATGTTCCCGGAATTGACGGAAGAAGAGATAGGCCGCGTCTGTGAAGTGATCAATAATGCACCCTGA
- the lpxB gene encoding lipid-A-disaccharide synthase, whose amino-acid sequence MHPDRNNPGTHGKKVCVIAGEASGDLHGANLVRTMEEIGQDLRFSGIGGTKMKQAGVELLAESGDMAVVGLTEVLSRLGVILQVRKKIRNHLKEERPDLLILIDYPDFNIPLAKYAKKLGIPVFYYISPQVWAWRQGRISVLERSVDRMAVILPFEKEFYRRVSKLDVHFTGHPLLDVVKQTAPREQTLMRRGLNPGRMTVALLPGSREKEVTRLLPEMLTAAGIIAGKLPDIQFLLPLADTLSREFVSAVIAGSPIPVTIVENDGYNALAAADAAMVTSGTATLETALLEVPMIIVYKVSPLSYLLGRMVIHVSHIGLVNIIAGREIVPELIQGYATGEAMADEIYRILSDQARRRQMREDLKKVRAKLGSPGASRRAAELALEMIG is encoded by the coding sequence ATGCACCCTGATCGTAACAATCCCGGCACGCACGGGAAAAAGGTCTGCGTCATCGCCGGTGAGGCCTCCGGCGACCTTCACGGGGCCAACCTCGTCAGGACCATGGAAGAAATAGGTCAGGATCTGCGTTTCTCCGGCATCGGCGGAACGAAAATGAAACAGGCCGGGGTCGAGCTCCTGGCCGAATCCGGGGACATGGCCGTGGTGGGCCTTACCGAGGTGCTCTCACGGCTCGGCGTCATTCTCCAGGTTCGAAAAAAGATCAGAAATCATCTGAAGGAGGAACGGCCGGACCTCCTCATCCTGATAGATTATCCGGATTTCAACATACCCCTGGCAAAATACGCGAAGAAGCTGGGAATACCGGTCTTCTACTACATCAGCCCCCAGGTATGGGCGTGGCGCCAGGGACGGATCTCCGTCCTTGAACGATCGGTGGACCGCATGGCCGTTATCCTTCCCTTCGAAAAGGAATTCTACAGAAGGGTATCGAAGCTGGACGTCCATTTCACCGGGCACCCGCTTCTCGATGTAGTAAAACAGACGGCGCCGCGGGAACAGACCCTGATGCGCCGGGGGTTGAATCCCGGAAGGATGACCGTTGCTCTCCTGCCGGGAAGCAGGGAGAAGGAAGTGACCAGGCTCCTGCCGGAAATGCTGACGGCGGCCGGCATTATCGCGGGAAAACTGCCGGACATCCAGTTCCTTCTGCCTCTGGCCGACACGCTGTCCCGCGAGTTCGTCTCGGCTGTGATCGCCGGTTCCCCGATCCCGGTAACGATCGTTGAAAATGACGGGTACAACGCCCTGGCGGCAGCCGACGCCGCTATGGTAACCTCCGGTACGGCGACGCTCGAGACGGCCCTCCTTGAAGTTCCCATGATAATCGTGTACAAGGTTTCACCTCTTTCGTACCTGCTGGGACGGATGGTCATCCATGTATCCCATATCGGGCTCGTCAATATTATCGCGGGCAGAGAGATCGTCCCCGAACTGATCCAGGGATACGCGACGGGCGAAGCAATGGCCGATGAGATATACCGGATCCTTTCGGACCAGGCCCGGCGACGGCAGATGCGCGAAGACCTGAAAAAGGTCAGGGCGAAGCTCGGCAGCCCCGGGGCGTCACGGCGGGCGGCGGAACTGGCATTGGAGATGATTGGATGA
- the lpxK gene encoding tetraacyldisaccharide 4'-kinase, with protein MKHTGTYISSMLNDEGRSFRYAPFLGLSFLYSCGVRFRNDLYDRGVLKVHRLPCPVISVGNITAGGTGKTPTVIMLAEMLRDRGYKPAVVSRGYKGTYRGTVMTVSDGEAVRTSAERSGDEPALIARKLPGVPVMIGKKRIHAGRHAVERFGADLIILDDGFQHRSLHRDIDILLMDGVRPLGNGFLLPRGLLREGADSMKRAAILVETNGGSPSPAVASLRERFCPRTPFFQARRKPHGVAGGASREEFPLEHLRDRRVFAFAGIARPEGFRNRLQHLCRGIAGFRAYSDHHRYTAEDVRDIREAFRSSGADLILTTEKDGIKLVDFTDFVRDIFTLEIRMEVIPSITDFEETILSTLKR; from the coding sequence ATGAAGCATACGGGCACCTATATATCCTCCATGCTGAACGATGAGGGGAGATCCTTTCGATACGCGCCCTTTCTCGGGCTCTCTTTTCTTTACAGCTGCGGCGTACGATTCAGGAACGACCTGTATGACAGGGGAGTCCTGAAGGTCCACAGACTCCCCTGTCCCGTCATCAGCGTGGGGAATATCACCGCCGGCGGCACGGGCAAGACACCCACGGTCATCATGCTCGCCGAAATGCTCAGGGATCGGGGATACAAGCCTGCCGTCGTGAGTAGGGGATACAAAGGCACATACCGCGGAACGGTCATGACCGTATCGGACGGTGAAGCAGTGAGGACCAGCGCGGAACGGTCCGGTGACGAACCGGCATTGATCGCGCGAAAACTGCCCGGCGTGCCTGTCATGATCGGAAAGAAACGAATTCATGCCGGCAGGCATGCCGTCGAGCGTTTCGGAGCGGACCTGATCATCCTTGATGACGGATTCCAGCACCGCTCCCTTCACCGGGACATCGACATCCTGCTGATGGACGGCGTCCGGCCCCTGGGAAACGGGTTCCTCCTGCCCCGCGGGCTCCTTCGGGAGGGTGCGGACTCCATGAAACGGGCCGCCATCCTGGTCGAAACGAACGGCGGCTCACCGAGCCCCGCGGTGGCGTCCCTGCGTGAGCGATTCTGCCCGCGGACACCTTTTTTCCAGGCCCGCCGAAAGCCTCACGGCGTCGCCGGAGGCGCATCGCGGGAAGAATTCCCCCTCGAGCACCTGCGAGACCGGAGGGTTTTCGCCTTTGCCGGCATAGCACGACCGGAAGGATTTCGAAACAGACTTCAACACCTCTGCCGCGGTATTGCCGGGTTCCGCGCCTATTCCGACCACCATCGCTACACGGCGGAAGACGTACGGGACATCCGTGAAGCATTCCGATCGTCAGGAGCGGACCTGATCCTGACCACGGAAAAGGACGGGATAAAATTGGTTGACTTTACCGATTTTGTAAGGGATATCTTCACCCTTGAAATCAGAATGGAAGTGATCCCGTCCATTACCGATTTCGAAGAAACCATCCTCTCGACACTGAAACGATGA
- the msbA gene encoding lipid A export permease/ATP-binding protein MsbA has product MDIYKRLLLMAKPHMAKFLLAMVLMLIIGGATSALAFLVKPALDGIFFAKDRTMLMLIPLLIIILYFVKGAASYGQTVLMRYIGQRVITDLRSRLYDHIQLQSLSFFSRNPTGVLMSRITNDVTFIQGAVSEAVTSILKDTFTLIGLIFVIFYRDWQLALIASFVFPLSIYPIAKFGERMRTIATRTQVTMGTLSSLLQETISGTRIVKAFNMERYEGERFGKENERLFRLFMKTVSIRAVASPFMEFLGGIGVAAIVFYGGYQVINGASTPGTFFSFLAALILLYEPVKRLTNVNNTIQQGIAASVRVFAVMDTPPEIQDKPGAQPLPPISDSIEIRDVTFHYDDNEPVLHQVDLSIKAGETVAFVGMSGSGKTTLVNLIPRFYDVSTGGITIDGHDIRDVTIRSLREQIGIVTQQTILFNDTVRNNIAYGNRDKNDDEIIRAAKMANAHNFIVELPQGYDTIIGELGARLSGGEKQRISIARALLKDAPILILDEATSSLDTESEAEVQDALETLMKGRTTLVIAHRLSTIINAHRIIVISRGRVIEEGTHDSLMALKGEYFKLYNMQFKDPGAAAQ; this is encoded by the coding sequence ATGGACATCTACAAACGACTTCTGCTCATGGCGAAACCCCACATGGCGAAGTTCCTCCTCGCCATGGTCCTGATGCTGATCATCGGCGGGGCGACGTCGGCGCTTGCCTTTCTGGTAAAGCCGGCCCTGGACGGTATTTTTTTCGCCAAAGACAGGACAATGCTCATGCTGATCCCCCTCCTCATCATAATCCTGTATTTCGTCAAGGGCGCCGCCAGTTACGGCCAGACGGTCCTCATGAGATACATCGGCCAGCGGGTCATCACGGACCTGAGGAGCCGGCTCTACGATCACATCCAGTTGCAGTCTCTTTCCTTCTTCTCCCGAAACCCCACGGGTGTCCTCATGTCCCGCATCACCAATGACGTGACCTTCATCCAGGGAGCCGTTTCCGAAGCGGTCACCAGCATTCTGAAGGACACCTTCACGCTGATCGGGCTTATTTTCGTCATTTTCTACCGTGACTGGCAACTGGCGCTTATCGCCTCGTTCGTCTTTCCCCTGAGCATCTATCCCATCGCCAAGTTCGGAGAGCGGATGAGAACCATAGCGACCCGGACACAGGTGACCATGGGGACGCTCTCCAGCCTCCTTCAGGAAACCATCTCAGGCACGCGGATCGTCAAGGCCTTTAACATGGAACGGTATGAGGGAGAGCGGTTCGGAAAGGAAAATGAGCGGCTCTTCAGGCTGTTCATGAAGACCGTGTCCATCAGGGCCGTTGCCAGCCCCTTCATGGAATTTCTCGGGGGTATCGGCGTCGCGGCTATCGTATTTTACGGGGGATACCAGGTTATCAACGGCGCTTCAACGCCGGGGACCTTCTTCTCCTTCCTCGCCGCACTGATACTTCTCTATGAACCGGTAAAGCGCCTCACGAACGTCAACAACACGATCCAGCAGGGGATCGCCGCGTCCGTCAGGGTTTTCGCCGTCATGGACACACCTCCGGAGATCCAGGACAAGCCGGGAGCGCAGCCGCTGCCCCCTATTTCCGATTCCATCGAGATCCGTGATGTAACGTTCCACTACGATGATAATGAGCCGGTGCTGCACCAGGTCGACCTTTCCATCAAGGCCGGTGAAACGGTGGCGTTCGTCGGCATGAGCGGCAGCGGAAAGACCACCCTGGTAAACCTTATTCCTCGATTCTATGATGTATCGACAGGCGGCATCACGATCGACGGGCATGACATCCGGGACGTGACCATCCGGTCGCTGCGGGAACAGATCGGCATCGTCACCCAGCAGACGATCCTCTTCAATGACACCGTTCGGAACAACATCGCCTACGGCAATCGTGACAAGAATGATGACGAGATCATCAGAGCGGCGAAAATGGCAAATGCCCACAACTTCATTGTCGAACTTCCCCAGGGATACGATACGATCATCGGTGAACTGGGGGCCCGCCTGTCGGGAGGGGAAAAACAGCGTATCTCCATCGCGCGAGCCCTGCTGAAGGATGCTCCCATCCTGATCCTCGACGAGGCGACGTCCTCCCTCGACACCGAGTCCGAGGCGGAGGTCCAGGATGCCCTGGAAACCCTCATGAAGGGGCGGACGACCCTGGTGATCGCCCACCGGCTCTCGACGATCATCAATGCCCATAGAATCATCGTCATCTCCCGGGGGCGGGTCATCGAGGAAGGGACCCACGATTCACTCATGGCGCTGAAGGGCGAATACTTCAAACTCTACAATATGCAGTTCAAAGACCCCGGTGCGGCCGCCCAGTAA
- a CDS encoding Gfo/Idh/MocA family oxidoreductase: MDPIRVGVVGVGHLGTFHLQKYQKIPRSAIIGVADVIKERALEAARDFNCEVFPDHRDMIGRVDAVSIAVPTESHYSVARDFLAAGVDVLLEKPIATTLAEADSLIALAEEKKAVFQVGFVERFNPAVSALAEAIRAPLFIESHRLHPFFRRGTDVDVILDLMVHDLDIILNFVGDVPKEVDAVGVSVLSEKVDIANARITFAKGCVANVTASRITNKKMQKIRFFCPDSYHSVDYGKRELISLRREIDESGAVTIRQNDIAVKIYDPLEAEIRAFTECVAERTTPAVSGREARKSLELALQIVEKIKMNEEKLIDDTDG; encoded by the coding sequence ATGGACCCTATACGTGTCGGTGTGGTGGGTGTCGGCCACCTGGGAACCTTCCACCTGCAGAAATATCAAAAGATACCCCGCTCCGCCATCATCGGTGTCGCCGATGTCATAAAGGAGCGGGCCCTTGAAGCCGCCCGGGACTTCAACTGCGAGGTCTTCCCCGATCATCGCGACATGATCGGCCGGGTCGACGCCGTCAGCATCGCCGTCCCTACGGAATCGCACTATTCCGTGGCCAGGGACTTTCTTGCCGCCGGCGTTGATGTGCTCCTGGAAAAACCCATCGCCACAACCCTCGCGGAGGCGGATTCCCTGATCGCTCTGGCCGAAGAGAAAAAGGCCGTGTTTCAGGTCGGCTTCGTCGAGCGCTTCAATCCCGCCGTGTCGGCCCTTGCCGAGGCGATCAGAGCACCCCTCTTCATCGAATCCCACCGCCTCCACCCCTTCTTCCGGCGTGGAACCGATGTTGACGTAATCCTTGATCTCATGGTCCACGACCTCGACATCATACTCAATTTCGTCGGTGACGTCCCAAAGGAGGTCGATGCCGTGGGGGTGTCGGTCCTCTCCGAAAAGGTCGACATCGCGAACGCCCGGATCACCTTTGCAAAAGGATGCGTCGCCAATGTAACGGCAAGCAGGATCACCAACAAAAAAATGCAGAAAATACGATTCTTCTGCCCCGATTCCTATCATTCAGTCGATTACGGAAAACGCGAACTGATCTCACTGCGGCGGGAGATCGATGAAAGCGGTGCCGTTACGATCCGCCAGAACGATATCGCCGTGAAGATATACGACCCCCTTGAAGCGGAGATCAGGGCCTTTACGGAGTGCGTCGCGGAGCGGACCACCCCTGCGGTCAGCGGCCGGGAAGCGCGTAAATCTCTCGAACTGGCCCTGCAAATCGTTGAAAAGATCAAAATGAACGAGGAGAAACTGATCGATGATACAGATGGTTGA